One window from the genome of Synechococcus sp. PROS-7-1 encodes:
- a CDS encoding TIGR03792 family protein, translating to MITTPKSGLRRALFRVIGPLLFLLIALAGHDDLRLIAFADPEGGYDVAVVEHLRIQVPEQARDAWMEAERGSWEPWLAQQKGFLGRDLLWDPSTEEGTLLIRWSSREAWKAIPQEEVEAVQQRFELIALQALGQDQGNPFPLVYEGELLTQ from the coding sequence ATGATCACGACCCCGAAGAGTGGGCTGCGCCGCGCTCTGTTTAGGGTGATTGGCCCCCTTCTTTTTCTGTTGATTGCTCTTGCTGGTCACGATGATCTTCGCCTGATCGCCTTCGCAGACCCCGAAGGTGGTTATGACGTTGCCGTGGTGGAGCATCTGCGCATTCAGGTGCCTGAACAGGCGCGGGATGCCTGGATGGAGGCTGAACGGGGGAGCTGGGAGCCGTGGCTCGCTCAGCAGAAAGGTTTTCTGGGTCGGGATCTGCTTTGGGATCCCAGCACAGAAGAGGGCACGTTGTTGATCCGCTGGAGCAGTCGGGAGGCTTGGAAGGCGATTCCTCAGGAGGAGGTGGAGGCTGTGCAACAGCGGTTCGAGCTGATCGCCCTTCAGGCCTTGGGGCAGGACCAGGGGAATCCTTTCCCACTGGTGTATGAAGGCGAACTTCTAACCCAGTGA
- the ispF gene encoding 2-C-methyl-D-erythritol 2,4-cyclodiphosphate synthase, producing the protein MTLRIGNGYDIHRLVAGRPLILGGQRLEHPDGVGLDGHSDADVLVHAIMDALLGALSLGDIGLYFPPTDPQWKGADSLELLRQVVALIQQRGWQVVNVDSVVIAERPKLKPHIEAMRTAIATAMGIAPEQVGVKATTNERLGPEGREEGIACHAVALLSQ; encoded by the coding sequence ATGACGCTTCGCATCGGCAACGGCTACGACATCCATCGGCTGGTGGCCGGCCGGCCGCTGATTCTCGGTGGTCAGCGCCTTGAGCACCCCGATGGTGTGGGGCTCGATGGCCACAGCGATGCCGATGTGCTGGTGCACGCGATCATGGATGCCCTCCTCGGGGCTTTGTCCCTGGGGGACATCGGCTTGTACTTTCCGCCCACGGATCCCCAGTGGAAGGGGGCTGACAGCCTGGAGCTGCTACGCCAGGTTGTGGCGCTGATCCAGCAGCGCGGCTGGCAGGTGGTGAATGTGGATTCGGTGGTGATTGCTGAACGCCCCAAACTCAAGCCGCACATCGAGGCCATGCGCACCGCCATCGCCACGGCGATGGGGATTGCGCCTGAGCAGGTGGGAGTGAAGGCCACCACCAATGAACGCCTTGGTCCGGAAGGTCGCGAAGAGGGCATCGCCTGTCATGCCGTTGCCCTGTTGAGCCAATGA